The proteins below are encoded in one region of Cyclopterus lumpus isolate fCycLum1 chromosome 8, fCycLum1.pri, whole genome shotgun sequence:
- the abat gene encoding 4-aminobutyrate aminotransferase, mitochondrial translates to MASSLISRQFALSLQKNLWLSAPGCRYVSKAAPKTQVEFDYDGPSMKTSVPGTRSQELTKQLGDIQNVGAINFFCNYDESRGNYLVDVDGNRMLDIYTQISSIPIGYNHPALLKLMSNPNNLSTLVNRPALGILPPENFPNKLTESLLSVAPSGMGRVQTMACGSCSNENAYKAMFIWYRNKERGHNIPSDEDLSSCMVNQVPGCPELSILSFMGAFHGRTMGCLATTHSKAIHKLDVPSFDWPIAPFPKLQYPLEEFSRENAQEEARCLEEVEDLIVKWRQKGKPVAGIVIEPIQAEGGDNHASPDFFRSLRNIACKHGCAFHVDEVQTGGGNTGKFWAHEHWGMDDPADIVSFSKKLLTGGYYHKDELQADKPYRIFNTWMGDPSKNLLLAEVLNVIRKENLLEEVTRSGKALINGLYELQAQYPGILSRARGQGTFCAIDICDDATRSSILLKARDKGVLLGGCGDRSIRFRPALVFKDYHVHIFLNIFNEVLAQHK, encoded by the exons ATGGCGTCCTCCTTGATCAGCCGTCAGTTTGCTCTCTCCCTGCAGAAAAATCTGTGGCTCAGTGCTCCAG GTTGTCGATATGTCAGTAAGGCCGCACCAAAGACCCAGGTGGAGTTTGACTATGATGGACCCTCCATGAAGACTTCAGTTCCTGGAACACGatcacaa gAGCTCACAAAGCAGCTGGGAGACATTCAG AATGTTGGTGCAATCAACTTCTTCTGTAACTATGACGAGAGCAGAGGGAACTACCTGGTGGATGTGGATGGAAACCGCATGCTAGATATCTACACTCAGATCTCCTCCATCCCAATCG GCTACAACCACCCCGCTCTCCTCAAACTGATGTCCAATCCCAACAATCTG AGTACACTTGTGAACCGACCCGCCCTGGGAATCCTTCCTCCGGAGAACTTTCCAAACAAACTCACTGAAAGTCTTCTCTCA GTGGCTCCCAGTGGAATGGGTCGTGTTCAGACAATGGCCTGCGGCTCATGCTCCAATGAGAATGCTTACAAAGCAATGTTTATCTGGTACAGG AACAAGGAGCGAGGCCACAACATACCGTCTGATGAAGACCTCAGCAGCTGCATGGTAAACCAG gTCCCAGGTTGTCCAGAACTCAGTATTTTATCTTTCATGGGAGCTTTCCATGGAAGAACGATGG GTTGCTTGGCAACAACACATTCTAAAGCAATCCACAAGCTGGATGTGCCATCGTTTGATTGGCCGATCGCTCCGTTTCCCAAACTGCAGTACCCGCTGGAGGAATTTTCAAGAGAGAATGCCCAGGAGGAGGCTCGCTGTCTGGAGGAG GTGGAGGACCTGATCGTGAAATGGAGGCAGAAGGGGAAGCCTGTAGCTGGGATTGTAATTGAACCAATCCAGGCTGAAGGTGGAGATAACCACGCCTCCCCAGACTTCTTCAGAAGCCTTCGCAACATTGCATGCAAG CATGGCTGTGCTTTCCACGTGGATGAAGTCCAGACTGGTGGAGGGAACACAGGAAAGTTTTGGGCTCATGAGCATTGGGGCATGGATGACCCTGCGGACATTGTGTCCTTCAGCAAGAAGCTTCTCACTGGTGGCTACTACCACAAAGACGAATTACAGGCTGATAAG CCGTACCGCATCTTCAACACGTGGATGGGTGACCCATCAAAGAACTTACTCCTGGCTGAGGTTCTAAATGTgattagaaaagaaaatcttCTGGAGGAGGTGACCCGCTCTGGAAAAGCCCTGATAAACGGCCTTTATGAACTACAG GCTCAGTACCCCGGCATATTGAGTCGAGCTCGAGGACAGGGGACCTTCTGTGCCATTGATATCTGTGATGATGCAACACGCAGCAGCATCCTGCTCAAGGCCAGAGACAAAG GTGTCCTTCTGGGAGGGTGTGGGGATCGATCGATCCGTTTCCGTCCTGCGCTGGTTTTCAAGGATTACCATGTGCACATCTTCCTCAACATCTTCAATGAGGTGTTGGCCCAGCACAAGTAA
- the LOC117735684 gene encoding uncharacterized protein LOC117735684: MCHSSAFWLYHHGGRGHTCWAICRDDFPAGSHHDRCLPLRLGCGMARGGAQHLGSLWQGKGGSLCLREVNPLPPLGLLDGEDQSSRSRCPGPHMARGPSLCFPSISPDLANASQGPSTGPQSFDGGPVVASQDLVSPVAQTLPRDAMAPPRQEGPPIAARGSDLASRPQPPLSVGLAVAGPNRLLSGCTELVRKTILNARVPSTCLQYECRWRLFSDWCVGHNEDPVQCPVPVILEFLQSLLEKGRSPSTLRVYVAAISWQHVKIYNDTVGSYRLVSLFLKGAQRLHPPSTPRAPPWYWTPYAHLLSNPWRRQS; this comes from the coding sequence ATGTGTCACAGCAGTGCCTTCTGGCTCTATCACCATGGAGGAAGAGGGCATACCTGTTGGGCCATCTGTCGTGATGACTTCCCGGCGGGAAGTCATCACGACAGATGCCTGCCTCTCAGGCTGGGGTGCGGTATGGCCAGAGGTGGTGCACAGCATCTGGGGTCTCTTTGGCAGGGCAAAGGTGGATCTCTTTGCCTCAGAGAGGTCAACCCACTGCCCCCACTGGGTCTCCTTGATGGAGAGGACCAGTCCTCTAGGTCAAGATGCCCTGGCCCACACATGGCCAGAGGGCCTTCTTTATGCTTTCCCTCCATTTCCCCTGATCTTGCCAACGCTTCTCAGGGCCCTTCAACAGGGCCACAGTCTTTTGATGGTGGCCCCGTTGTGGCCAGCCAGGACTTGGTTTCCCCTGTTGCGCAGACTCTGCCGCGGGACGCCATGGCGCCTCCCCGACAGGAGGGACCTCCTATCGCAGCTAGAGGGTCGGATCTGGCATCCCGACCCCAGCCGCCTTTGTCTGTGGGTCTGGCCGTTGCAGGGCCCAATCGGCTGCTGAGCGGCTGCACAGAACTAGTCAGGAAGACTATTCTAAACGCCAGAGTgccatctacctgtctacagtACGAATGTAGATGGAGGCTGTTCTCAGACTGGTGTGTGGGTCACAACGAGGACCCGGTGCAGTGCCCCGTGCCTGTTATTCTTGAGTTTCTGCAGTCCCTCCTAGAGAAGGGCCGGTCTCCCTCTACCCTGAGGGTGTATGTAGCTGCTATCTCATGGCAGCATGTCAAAATTTACAACGACACGGTGGGGAGCTACAGGTTGGTGTCCCTCTTCTTAAAAGGGGCTCAGCGACTGCATCCCCCGAGCACCCCAAGAGCTCCTCCATGGTACTGGACACCCTATGCTCACCTCCTTTCGAATCCCTGGCGGAGGCAGAGCTGA